Below is a genomic region from Gemmatimonadota bacterium.
AGTTTCTACGGTCAAATTTTTAATTCTTCCAAAGATAAAATTTTCTATACCTAAAGCCTGAATAGTTCGAATACCAGAGATGTACTCAATTCGTTTTGCCGAAACTTCAGCACTTTTCTCGGCAAGAATCCTGGTCCTATTAGCTGAAAATTTAGACATATACCACGACATTATCACATCAATTGGAAGTACCGCAATACTTAGCAAAGCGAGTTTCCAATTTATATAGATCAGAATTGGCGGAAAGATGAGCAGAGTAAACAAGCTTTGAAATGCCGTATTTATAATCACCAACACACCGCTTATAGACGAGAGTGCATCGCTTTCCCGCGACATAATCTCCCCTACTTTTCGCTGATCAAAAAAGCTAAAGTTGAGGGTGCCAATATGTCTGTAAAATTCCAGTCCTGTTTTTAGAGCTAGACGCATATTTAAATTGTGAACAAAATACCCATTTATAAAAGATATAAAACCCGAGAAAATCGAAATGAGCACTGTTAGGATAAGAACGATATACAGAAGGTGCTCATCTTGATTTGGATAAACATTATCTATCAAAATTTTTGTCAAATATGGTGGTAGTAATGAGATCAAAATCATAAAAAGATTGACACCGATGGATTGAGCAATCATCCTTCGGTGTCCACGCAGCATTTCAACAATTTTCCAAAACTCCCGCGCCAAATTACTATCCCTTTCTCTGTCTAAATAATAAATGAGAACAGAATAAAATACAGATTATTAAAGACATTACCGACCGCATGGATAGTTATACACAACATTAATGATCTGGTCTTTTCATAAAGAAAACACAGTAATATGGCGGACAAGAAAGCAGAAATCATGACGGGAAAAAAGCCATGAGTAAACGAAAATAAACATGCAGAAATCAAGATAGCCCAGAATAAATTGACGTACTTCCTGAGGGCAGAAAAAAAGAGACCGCGAAATAAAATTTCTTCGCAAAGAGGACCTGCTATAATCATTCCCAAAAAATAACCAAAGAAAAGACTTACCCCTTGCAATACACTTGCTCCTTGCAATATATCAATTCTCTTATAAGATTCTGTATATTCTGGCCAGATCATAAGAATGGGAATTATGATCACTGTTGATTTAATTATCCCTATTGTTCCTCCATAGAATAAGTATTTCCTAAAATTACAGAAGGATAGCCCCATTTGATTGAACGAAGTATCATATCGAATCCGTAAAATATATCTTATAATTATAATAATTGATATATTGACAATCGTAATGACCAGTTCATTTCCCACCCGTAAAATATATTTTGGTGAAATTTTTGTCAGTCGTTCTTCAAAAAATGGCGAAACTTTTGTCAAATAGACCAGGAAAGTAGGGAACTCTAATAATATTACAGTAAAAATTTCGTGGGTAATCAGCAGAATCAAAGGAAATAGAATTCCCCAATTCTGTTGGGCTGACTCTCTACCTTGATCATGCTTTAATTTTGATAAAAAAACCATAAATAAAATGTCCGTTACGTCACAGAAAGGGCATAAGATTTAAATCTCAGGTATCATCATCGGCACTTTCTATTTTCTTTTTTTCATCTTCTTCATTCCACCACTTTCCGACTTGTTTTGCAGCGATCTTTAAGACCTTATAAGTCG
It encodes:
- a CDS encoding CPBP family intramembrane metalloprotease, coding for MVFLSKLKHDQGRESAQQNWGILFPLILLITHEIFTVILLEFPTFLVYLTKVSPFFEERLTKISPKYILRVGNELVITIVNISIIIIIRYILRIRYDTSFNQMGLSFCNFRKYLFYGGTIGIIKSTVIIIPILMIWPEYTESYKRIDILQGASVLQGVSLFFGYFLGMIIAGPLCEEILFRGLFFSALRKYVNLFWAILISACLFSFTHGFFPVMISAFLSAILLCFLYEKTRSLMLCITIHAVGNVFNNLYFILFSFII